In Amycolatopsis sp. EV170708-02-1, the following are encoded in one genomic region:
- a CDS encoding sensor histidine kinase — translation MLNHLRARSDLGMILLVALLFWASGLGTGSWQAVAVAAAQLLPLAARRRAPGVVLTVVAAATVAQLLLGPARNVAYVPVLLALYTVAALPNRAGHRVVALGAAAAVALVMGEFKGLVDGTSLALVAFGVAWTMGMERRRHVADRARLVEQQARHNAETAAAERRERTARRLHDTLAHTTTVMLVQAEALRATADLGEPARERVDTILTAGRDALTEVRRTLRDLAEDEHPPPAPTDLPELLARLRAAGLVLDEPTGVPDGVAGALAERVIAEAATNALRHAGPGTRVRITVRNHDDDVRVEVRSELPATTRPGGGSGFGLASVAGELAEHGGRLEFGPRGRHWVVRAVIPAAGPAARTP, via the coding sequence GTGCTCAATCATCTCCGCGCGCGTTCGGACCTCGGGATGATCCTGCTGGTCGCACTGCTGTTCTGGGCGAGCGGGCTTGGCACGGGGAGCTGGCAGGCGGTGGCCGTCGCCGCCGCGCAGCTGCTGCCGCTGGCCGCGCGGCGGCGGGCACCCGGCGTCGTGCTCACGGTCGTCGCCGCGGCGACCGTGGCGCAGCTGCTGCTGGGGCCCGCTCGCAACGTGGCCTACGTACCGGTCCTGCTCGCGCTCTACACCGTGGCCGCCCTGCCGAACCGTGCCGGGCACCGGGTGGTCGCCCTCGGCGCGGCGGCCGCCGTGGCGCTGGTGATGGGCGAGTTCAAGGGCCTGGTGGACGGCACTTCGCTGGCGCTGGTGGCCTTCGGCGTGGCGTGGACGATGGGCATGGAACGGCGACGGCACGTGGCCGACCGCGCCCGGCTCGTCGAGCAGCAAGCCCGCCACAACGCGGAAACCGCGGCCGCGGAACGCCGGGAGCGCACGGCCCGGCGGCTGCACGACACGCTCGCCCACACCACGACGGTGATGCTCGTGCAGGCCGAGGCGTTGCGCGCGACCGCCGATCTCGGCGAACCGGCCCGCGAACGCGTGGACACGATCCTCACCGCCGGCCGGGACGCGCTCACCGAGGTCCGGCGGACGCTCCGCGACCTCGCCGAGGACGAGCATCCGCCGCCCGCGCCCACCGACCTGCCCGAGCTCCTCGCCCGGCTGCGCGCCGCCGGGCTCGTGCTGGACGAACCCACCGGCGTACCGGACGGGGTGGCCGGGGCGCTGGCCGAGCGGGTGATCGCCGAGGCGGCCACGAACGCGTTGCGGCACGCCGGCCCCGGCACCCGGGTGCGGATCACCGTGCGGAACCACGACGACGACGTGCGGGTCGAGGTCCGCAGCGAACTGCCCGCCACCACGAGACCGGGTGGCGGCAGCGGCTTCGGGCTGGCCAGTGTGGCCGGTGAACTGGCCGAACACGGCGGGCGGCTGGAATTCGGCCCGCGCGGGCGGCACTGGGTGGTCCGTGCGGTCATCCCGGCTGCCGGGCCAGCAGCCCGGACACCGTGA
- a CDS encoding polysaccharide deacetylase family protein, translating into MRVLPASPRARKVVVLGLIAAVVLAASAFGLDRLVNARTFQFYGGLTHRVDVPDKVVALTFDDGPDPAGTAELLDGLRAAGVPATFYLTGRELERHPDLGARIAAAGHELGNHSYSHERMVFVSAETVATEIERTDALIRRTGYRGEITFRPPNGKKLLALPRYLAEHRRRTIMWDVEPDSYPEVAASASGIAEYTAEHVRPGSIVLLHGMYQSRTTTRRAVVPLVERLRGLGYRFVTVSGLLARQPG; encoded by the coding sequence ATGCGCGTCCTCCCCGCTTCACCGCGTGCCCGCAAGGTCGTGGTGCTCGGCCTGATCGCCGCCGTCGTGCTGGCGGCCTCGGCCTTCGGCCTCGATCGGCTGGTCAACGCCCGGACCTTCCAGTTCTACGGCGGCCTGACCCATCGGGTCGACGTGCCGGACAAGGTCGTGGCCCTCACCTTCGACGACGGGCCCGACCCGGCGGGTACCGCGGAACTCCTCGACGGCCTGCGCGCGGCCGGGGTGCCCGCCACCTTCTACCTGACCGGGCGGGAGCTGGAACGGCACCCGGATCTCGGCGCGCGGATCGCCGCCGCCGGTCACGAGCTCGGCAACCACTCCTACTCCCACGAGCGGATGGTCTTCGTGTCCGCCGAAACGGTGGCCACCGAGATCGAGCGGACCGACGCGCTGATCCGCCGGACCGGCTACCGCGGCGAGATCACCTTCCGCCCGCCCAACGGCAAGAAACTGCTGGCCCTGCCGCGCTATCTCGCCGAGCATCGGCGGCGGACGATCATGTGGGACGTCGAACCGGACTCCTACCCCGAGGTGGCCGCCAGCGCCTCCGGCATCGCCGAGTACACCGCCGAGCACGTGCGGCCCGGCTCGATCGTCCTGTTGCACGGGATGTACCAGAGCCGGACCACGACCAGGCGAGCGGTGGTCCCGCTGGTCGAACGGTTGCGTGGGCTCGGTTATCGGTTCGTCACGGTGTCCGGGCTGCTGGCCCGGCAGCCGGGATGA